A single genomic interval of Gossypium raimondii isolate GPD5lz chromosome 11, ASM2569854v1, whole genome shotgun sequence harbors:
- the LOC105803394 gene encoding uncharacterized protein LOC105803394 isoform X2, with protein sequence MASKFPDEPPRDTQGTDKGSIALREKRSRRVSFADREITSIHIFKRDDEYETPPDSTPKQASETEKEVTELFRDLVDSDDSTSGGDDEDDNDDVMSAGKLFLRPIDTPSPGGSSTVGSATSNDDDNFFGPVSANFIRSGRLSDSAASDDNHDITMDSTTFSMHFRSIARSESGDFDTSTGVPLPSEEKTPFQARTSSDLESSMVLTKVGKLKSPLAVPINGGSNDMSIVGESMHRYDYGRLPPALEALLAKGSEFNAIPASRSVRPKLLTSAVSHGNGNGNDCTEPLHFGDSELCTRNNNDISGKGTSIAHNSLVEATSDTTTTLAAKILRDCSSNSKDSPVADDFVDHQTPKQLNKGDNENSEVQSGTRVLNLESIAITNGTPVNRSSEAFQLELVRHFENGNQLPTIDGLNENFPQLHGSPLAGSIHSLSAKRQQILLDTTNSPRRMLFVTPSPKQSGSVLSKGSINEGGTVASILKSNSELKIPEPSSCASAFSDGGPKSKLGSSESLTSRALSFNTIMEEMNEDLQCQQENAFTNNGEEKLSGVGLKQGEKDCSGLGTPKNVSSLSQDGETTGLAKDEYNDKSTEIMAKITSPSKFTHSGKKATNHSLTPVDSADAALVASTFNSSPKDIAREISKDKRDTDTLYKLVSPLVNRLTEKLSSSTGHKDSLFGSLKLHNEDNIAIISRQECNSVETVPSSNNLTAKAENRTPPSAPLVDCLINTSAVKVVDERESNGFDLQNTFSTSMNFPEGPIRKLQSGGPGKNTQTAVERTQSSEHFIEEQMQASVYASPDAHARKNERSPQKSPFRKKQTQSPTSKDPSLCPCRKEMHNALHGDNMQLSVAKGVVSLNCSPNVHRIDDCLRRSNPSPVQDIQNISKRKRTSEEVACVDVQHSDNNIQMQHGLKFCKVGEKNMDHTSEYSYGSNIENERIEGVKILMNQTDISLKLSADTNQLLSPCFDKLNIKMINKLEDKLLHQQKVNILELLCSEIQSQLCSSYNESCNILHKRVAETRQLLYRIVYGKAKMQLMHVKRERLLKQVELLRTGVRKSQMLKLNCAKHHSVSAEKDTKLGDNSCSVTFLDNLEGAGGKVSTMKREVEALEKKIKNLTKSFDIYCKIKGEQSSSGTIELVNDHLKKRTCCRFIRQDIQLWEVDNLQNRNGHHNIVLNYRGFISQSLTLNTGRGSSIFVANKLNDMNISKNFPNMDACFAFRFVFNHEPTKKYVGPKSLAQETQRTCSLLRNLLDVVEEVRIARLEIRNMTLNSFNSPSAKQLDLQFAFIDFDSGVKVTMTLDMTCLNCGVYPSDILPYQLQTSATGTESLALSAEIKAAVGNLRSGYSRIIRICRCVSQVIQSSGR encoded by the exons ATGGCCTCCAAATTCCCCGACGAACCACCACGCGATACGCAGGGAACGGACAAAGGAAGCATCGCGCTCAGGGAGAAACGGTCGCGGCGCGTTAGCTTCGCCGACCGAGAGATCACCTCAATCCACATCTTCAAGCGCGATGATGAGTACGAGACCCCGCCAGACTCTACTCCGAAGCAGGCCTCTGAAACGGAAAAGGAAGTAACTGAGCTCTTTAGGGATTTGGTGGATAGTGATGACTCCACCAGTGGTGGCGACGACGAGGATGACAACGACGACGTTATGAGTGCCGGAAAGTTGTTCTTGAGGCCGATAGACACGCCATCTCCTGGTGGAAGTAGCACAGTTGGATCTGCTACCTCCAATGATG atgataatttttttggaCCTGTGTCTGCAAACTTTATTCGATCTGGAAGGTTATCTGATTCTGCTGCTTCAGATGATAACCATGATATCACAATGGATTCGACAACATTTTCGATGCATTTTCGCAGCATTGCACGATCAGAATCAGGAGATTTCGATACTTCAACGGGAGTTCCTCTTCCATCTGAAGAAAAGACTCCTTTCCAAGCTAGAACATCTTCTGATCTGGAAAGTTCTATGGTGTTAACAAAAGTGGGGAAACTAAAGTCTCCATTGGCTGTACCTATTAATGGAGGTTCCAATGACATGAGTATTGTTGGAGAAAGCATGCATCGGTATGATTATGGGAGGCTCCCTCCTGCATTAGAAGCACTCTTGGCTAAAGGCAGTGAATTTAATGCCATCCCTGCTTCTCGTTCTGTTAGGCCAAAATTATTAACAAGTGCTGTATCTCATGGTAATGGTAATGGTAATGACTGCACGGAACCCTTGCATTTTGGGGATTCAGAGCTCTGCACCcgtaataataatgatatttcgGGTAAGGGCACTTCTATTGCTCATAACTCACTGGTTGAGGCAACGAGTGATACAACAACCACTCTTGCAGCTAAAATTTTGCGTGACTGCTCGTCAAACTCAAAGGATAGTCCAGTTGCTGATGATTTTGTTGATCATCAAACTCCTAAGCAGCTGAACAAA GGAGACAATGAGAATTCTGAAGTTCAGTCTGGAACACGTGTGTTGAATTTGGAGTCCATTGCTATCACTAATGGTACTCCAGTGAACCGGAGCAGTGAAGCTTTTCAGTTAGAGTTGGTCAgacattttgaaaatggaaatcaGCTGCCAACTATTGATGGGCTGAACGAAAATTTTCCTCAGCTGCATGGATCTCCATTAGCGGGGTCCATACATTCATTATCTGCTAAAAGACAACAAATTCTTCTGGATACTACTAATTCACCCAGACGTATGCTATTTGTTACTCCTTCACCAAAGCAATCAGGTTCTGTTTTGAGCAAGGGAAGTATAAATGAAGGTGGGACTGTGGCTTCCATTCTGAAAAGTAATTCTGAGTTAAAAATTCCAGAGCCTTCTTCCTGTGCTTCTGCTTTCAGTGATGGAGGTCCAAAGTCAAAACTTGGATCATCAGAGTCCCTTACTTCTAGAGCTTTGTCATTCAACACAATCATGGAGGAAATGAATGAGGATCTTCAGTGCCAACAGGAAAATGCCTTCACTAATAATGGAGAGGAGAAGTTGTCTGGTGTTGGTCTGAAGCAGGGGGAGAAAGATTGCAGTGGTCTTGGAACTCCAAAAAACGTTAGTAGTTTGAGCCAAGATGGAGAGACCACAGGACTTGCAAAAGATGAATATAATGACAAATCTACTGAAATAATGGCTAAAATTACTTCACCTTCTAAGTTCACTCACTCAGGAAAGAAAGCGACAAATCATTCGTTGACACCAGTAGATTCCGCAGATGCCGCACTAGTAGCTTCCACTTTTAATTCCTCGCCAAAGGATATTGCACGTGAAATAAGCAAAGATAAGAGAGATACTGATACACTTTATAAGCTTGTTTCTCCTCTAGTGAATAGGTTAACTGAGAAGTTGTCATCATCAACGGGGCATAAAGATAGTCTGTTTGGCAGTTTAAAGCTTCACAATGAGGATAATATTGCCATTATTTCTAGACAAGAGTGCAACTCGGTAGAAACCGTTCCTAGCAGTAACAATTTAACTGCAAAAGCTGAAAACAGAACACCACCAAGTGCACCGCTTGTTGACTGTTTAATAAACACTTCTGCAGTAAAAGTGGTGGATGAAAGAGAAAGTAATGGATTTGATTTGCAGAATACTTTCTCAACCTCAATGAACTTCCCTGAGGGGCCCATCAGGAAGCTGCAGTCAGGAGGCCCAGGGAAAAATACCCAGACTGCAGTTGAAAGAACCCAGTCCAGTGAACATTTTATCGAGGAACAGATGCAAGCTTCTGTTTATGCTTCCCCAGATGCACATGCAAGGAAAAATGAGAGGTCGCCTCAAAAG AGCCCCTTTAGAAAGAAGCAAACTCAGAGTCCCACTTCAAAAGATCCAAGTCTATGCCCCTGCAGGAAAGAAATGCATAATGCATTACATGGTGACAATATGCAACTCTCTGTTGCAAAAGGTGTGGTATCTCTTAACTGCAGTCCAAATGTACACAGGATTGATGACTGTCTTCGAAGATCTAACCCTAGTCCTGTCCAAGACATCCAGAacatttcaaaaagaaaaaggactagtGAAGAAGTAGCTTGTGTAGATGTGCAACATTCAGATAATAATATCCAAATGCAGCATGGTCTGAAATTTTGTAAAGTTGGAGAGAAAAATATGGACCACACATCAGAATATTCTTATGGAAGTaacatagaaaatgaaaggattGAAGGTGTCAAGATATTGATGAATCAGACTGAT ATTTCTCTCAAACTATCAGCAGATACAAATCAGCTACTGTCTCCATGTTTtgataaactaaatataaaaatg ATAAACAAGTTGGAAGATAAATTGCTTCATCAGCAGAAGGTTAATATATTAGAGTTGCTTTGTTCTGAAATCCAATCCCAGCTTTGCTCA TCATACAATGAATCCTGCAATATTCTACATAAAAG GGTAGCTGAAACAAGACAATTGCTCTATAGAATAGTCTATGGAAAGGCTAAAATGCAGTTGATGCATGTGAAGCGTGAAAGATTGCTG AAACAGGTAGAGTTACTAAGAACCGGAGTTCGGAAGTCTCAAATGTTGAAGTTAAATTGTGCCAAACATCATTCTGTTTCTGCTGAAAAGGACACTAAACTTGGCGATAATTCATGTTCAGTTACATTCTTGGACAACCTTGAG GGAGCCGGTGGTAAAGTTAGCACAATGAAGCGTGAAGTTGAAGCtctggaaaagaaaataaaaaatttaaccaagtCTTTTGACATTTACTGCAAGATAAAAGGAGAACAGAGTTCTTCTGGCACTATTGAATTGGTCAATGATCATCTAAAGAAGAGAACTTGTTGCAGATTTATACGCCAGGATATTCAA TTGTGGGAGGTTGACAATTTGCAGAACAGGAATGGCCATCACAATATTGTTCTCAACTACCGTGGGTTTATCAGTCAGAG TCTCACGTTAAATACTGGTCGAGGTTCAAGCATTTTTGTTGCAAacaaattgaatgatatgaacATCAGTAAG AACTTCCCAAACATGGATGCTTGCTTTGCGTTTCGTTTTGTCTTTAACCATGAACCGACAAAGAAGTATGTTGGCCCCAAAAGTTTGGCACAGGAAACACAA AGAACCTGTTCACTTTTAAGAAATTTGCTTGATGTGGTTGAGGAAGTACGGATAGCACGGTTAGAGATTAGAAATATGACTCTAAATAGCTTTAATTCTCCATCAG CTAAGCAGCTGGATTTGCAGTTTGCTTTCATTGATTTTGACAGTGGTGTAAAGGTGACAATGACTCTTGACATGACTTGTTTGAACTG TGGAGTTTATCCTTCAGATATCCTACCTTATCAGTTACAGACTTCTGCCACTGGGACCGAAAGCCTAGCACTCTCAGCTGAAATTAAAGCAGCGGTTGGGAACCTTAGATCTGGATATTCGAGGATTATAAGGATCTGTAGGTGTGTTTCCCAGGTGATTCAATCTTCAGGCAGGTGA